The following proteins are encoded in a genomic region of Gossypium hirsutum isolate 1008001.06 chromosome D05, Gossypium_hirsutum_v2.1, whole genome shotgun sequence:
- the LOC107914937 gene encoding NAC transcription factor 56, with translation MESTDSSSASAHPQLPPGFRFHPTDEELVVHYLKKKAASAPLPVTIIAEVDLYKFDPWELPSKATFGEQEWYFFSPRDRKYPNGARPNRAATSGYWKATGTDKPIVTSNGNQKVGVKKALVFYRGKPPKGIKTNWIMHEYRLIDNNSTSKPQIVDLPNRKASLRLDDWVLCRIYKKNNTQRPMETDKEYTMEGMLATQLPTSSHQNLNALTSKATSYGSLLQHEDNFFEGILTEGMRSSSNISQLAVSSSSKQNPPMAFPVKRTLPPQYWNEPSSTGSQSGKRFQQGDINCSSRGGNIDDTNSFVSLLNQLPQNTPFYPGSMVGSLGDGVSRQQFILPGS, from the exons ATGGAGAGCACAGATTCATCGTCGGCGTCCGCGCACCCGCAACTCCCACCGGGGTTCCGATTCCACCCGACCGACGAAGAGCTGGTTGTTCACTACCTCAAAAAGAAGGCCGCCTCTGCTCCTCTGCCTGTTACAATCATAGCTGAAGTTGATCTTTACAAGTTTGATCCATGGGAGCTGCCAA GTAAGGCAACTTTCGGGGAGCAAGAGTGGTATTTTTTTAGTCCTAGAGACAGGAAATATCCGAATGGAGCGAGGCCTAATAGAGCTGCAACTTCTGGTTATTGGAAAGCCACTGGGACCGATAAGCCGATTGTAACTTCAAATGGAAATCAAAAGGTTGGGGTTAAAAAGGCTCTAGTGTTCTATAGAGGTAAGCCTCCCAAAGGGATTAAAACGAATTGGATCATGCATGAATATCGCCTCATCGACAACAATTCCACTTCCAAACCTCAAATTGTTGATCTTCCCAACAGGAAAGCTTCTTTACGG CTTGATGATTGGGTCTTATGCCGGATTTACAAGAAGAACAATACCCAGAGACCTATGGAGACAGACAAAGAGTACACCATGGAGGGCATGCTGGCAACACAACTGCCAACTTCTAGCCATCAAAATCTAAACGCTCTTACATCAAAAGCTACAAGTTATGGTTCACTGCTACAACATGAAGATAATTTCTTTGAAGGGATATTAACTGAAGGGATGCGAAGCAGTTCCAATATTTCGCAACTAGCAGTGTCGTCGAGCTCGAAGCAAAATCCTCCCATGGCGTTTCCCGTTAAACGAACACTTCCTCCACAGTACTGGAACGAACCAAGCTCAACAGGTTCACAGTCGGGGAAAAGGTTCCAACAGGGTGATATAAATTGTAGTAGCAGAGGTGGCAATATTGATGATACCAATTCGTTTGTTTCTTTGCTGAATCAACTACCTCAAAACACTCCGTTTTACCCTGGAAGCATGGTTGGATCCCTTGGCGATGGGGTTTCTCGGCAACAGTTTATACTCCCTGGTTCCTAG